From a single Meiothermus sp. Pnk-1 genomic region:
- a CDS encoding type III pantothenate kinase, with translation MLLAIDIGNTNITLGLYRGEELGPRWRIASDPQRMPDEYGILLLNLLASSGHAPAQVEAAVMASVVPPLTGTLVQAVQSYLGQKPLVVDSSVKTGVRLRYDDPSQVGADRIVDAAAVHKLYGGPACVVDFGTATTFDAITAEGDYLGGAIAPGIGIASEALFQRAAKLPKVELRRPPAAIGRNTVHSMQSGLLFGYVGLVEGMVARFRAELGPQMKVIGTGGLAELIAQETPVIEIIAPWLTLDGLRIIWEMNR, from the coding sequence ATGCTGCTGGCCATCGACATCGGCAACACCAACATCACGTTGGGCCTGTACCGGGGCGAGGAGCTGGGGCCGCGTTGGCGCATCGCCAGCGATCCCCAGCGGATGCCCGACGAGTACGGCATCCTCCTGCTCAACCTGCTGGCTTCCAGCGGTCACGCGCCCGCCCAGGTGGAGGCCGCGGTCATGGCCTCGGTGGTGCCGCCCCTGACGGGCACGCTGGTCCAGGCCGTGCAGAGTTATCTGGGGCAGAAGCCTTTGGTGGTGGACTCGAGCGTAAAGACCGGGGTGCGCCTGCGCTACGACGACCCCTCGCAGGTGGGCGCCGACCGCATCGTCGACGCCGCCGCGGTGCACAAGCTCTACGGCGGCCCGGCCTGCGTGGTGGACTTCGGCACCGCCACCACCTTCGACGCCATCACCGCCGAAGGGGATTACCTGGGGGGCGCCATCGCGCCGGGGATCGGGATTGCCTCCGAAGCCCTGTTCCAGCGGGCCGCCAAGCTGCCCAAGGTCGAGCTCAGGCGCCCCCCCGCGGCCATCGGGCGCAACACCGTGCACTCGATGCAGTCGGGGCTCCTGTTCGGCTACGTGGGCTTGGTCGAGGGCATGGTGGCCCGCTTCCGCGCCGAGCTAGGGCCCCAGATGAAGGTCATCGGAACCGGCGGCCTGGCCGAACTCATCGCCCAGGAGACCCCGGTCATCGAGATCATCGCCCCCTGGCTGACCCTCGACGGCCTGCGCATCATCTGGGAGATGAACCGGTGA
- a CDS encoding YraN family protein, with protein sequence MRGAWAETLAKEYLLAQGYALLGQNRRTPYGELDLWMQDGPVYVAVEVKQRKDGRFGTPLEAITPAKLERMRRSVLYLLRRDDVMVRLEAVLVYGTPRQYRLEHLRLD encoded by the coding sequence GTGAGAGGTGCCTGGGCCGAAACCTTGGCCAAGGAGTACCTGCTAGCCCAAGGCTACGCGCTGCTCGGACAGAACCGGCGCACCCCCTACGGCGAGCTTGACCTATGGATGCAAGATGGCCCCGTCTACGTAGCGGTGGAGGTCAAGCAGAGGAAGGACGGGCGCTTTGGTACGCCCCTGGAGGCCATCACCCCGGCCAAGCTCGAGCGGATGCGCCGGTCGGTGCTCTACCTCCTGCGCCGCGACGATGTGATGGTGCGGCTGGAGGCGGTGCTCGTGTACGGTACCCCCCGGCAGTACCGCCTCGAGCACCTCAGGCTGGACTAG
- a CDS encoding YbhB/YbcL family Raf kinase inhibitor-like protein — protein sequence MAHVVMTLGVLALALAQGGFRLALPGLAPQAPLRSVCEGRNVSPAVVPLEVPARTQSLALIFWDSLRGTLIARWLVYDIPPAARLSPGLPRTALLAHGVKQGQNGLGRLGYDAPCQPGVYQLDLYALDVPSLGLPPGATLREVKAAIQRHRLAEAIQKVRLQR from the coding sequence GTGGCCCACGTGGTGATGACGTTGGGGGTTTTGGCCTTGGCCCTGGCCCAGGGGGGGTTCCGGCTCGCGCTTCCCGGCTTGGCCCCCCAAGCCCCGCTTCGCTCGGTGTGCGAGGGGCGGAATGTCAGCCCGGCGGTGGTCCCGCTCGAGGTGCCCGCCCGCACCCAAAGCTTGGCCTTGATCTTCTGGGACTCGCTCAGGGGCACCCTCATCGCCCGCTGGCTGGTCTACGACATCCCTCCCGCGGCGCGACTCTCCCCCGGGCTGCCCCGCACGGCTTTGCTGGCCCATGGCGTCAAGCAAGGCCAAAATGGCTTGGGGCGGCTCGGCTACGACGCCCCGTGCCAGCCAGGGGTGTACCAGCTCGACCTGTACGCCTTGGACGTGCCTTCGCTGGGTTTGCCCCCTGGGGCCACGCTGCGCGAGGTTAAAGCGGCGATCCAGCGGCACCGCCTGGCGGAGGCGATCCAGAAGGTCCGGCTCCAGCGCTAG
- a CDS encoding menaquinone biosynthesis decarboxylase yields MYRNLQAYLADLERRGELVRVREPVSAELEITEIADRLVKREGPAVLFECVEGKDFPLAIGLYGTAPRAARALGVPHLDALAEKVAELLELNPGKGGLKAALSLLPKLGQLKGFFPRRVSRAPVQEVVLRGEAVDLSRLPVLKCWPLDGGPFITLPLVITKDPGGSGELNLGMYRMQVLDKRSTAMHWQLHKVGRRHFDAAKRLGKRLEVAVALGGDPILTYAATAPIPPIPGVNEFNLAGFLRGAPLELARGVTVDLPVPAEAEFILEGYVDPAEDLVVEGPFGDHTGFYTLEDLYPRFHVTAITHRRNAIYPATIVGRPPMEDAYLIEASERLFLPAARLILPEIADYHLPPAGIAHNWVNVAIEKRYPGQAYKVAGGLLGLGQMMFAKVMVVLDKGQALKPGFPALLEALRHALPGRDTLVFRGPMDVLDHSSRAVGYGGKLIIDGTRKLEEEGGEVPFTPLAHRDLPTLPGVRQAQWPGVWAATLEKTRAGQAKALAETLLATPQSAGIRLLLLTDADTRLEPDELLWAVLNNIDPERDSWVMEGASGPVLVLDGTRKLAEEGFARAWPQKITMSPEVVRRVDERWEKLGLPRFGDAVAAD; encoded by the coding sequence ATGTATAGGAACCTCCAGGCCTATCTAGCCGACCTCGAGCGCCGCGGCGAACTGGTGCGGGTAAGGGAGCCGGTCTCGGCGGAACTCGAGATCACCGAGATCGCCGATCGGCTGGTGAAAAGGGAAGGCCCGGCAGTCTTGTTCGAATGCGTAGAGGGAAAGGACTTCCCCCTGGCGATCGGGCTTTACGGAACCGCTCCGCGCGCCGCCCGCGCGTTGGGGGTGCCCCACCTGGATGCCCTGGCGGAAAAGGTCGCCGAGCTGCTGGAGCTCAACCCCGGCAAGGGCGGCCTGAAGGCGGCGCTCTCGCTCTTGCCCAAGCTGGGCCAGCTCAAAGGCTTCTTCCCCCGGCGGGTCTCGCGGGCTCCGGTGCAGGAGGTGGTGCTAAGGGGTGAGGCGGTGGACCTCTCGAGGCTCCCCGTGCTCAAGTGCTGGCCGCTCGACGGCGGGCCTTTCATCACGCTGCCCTTGGTGATCACCAAGGACCCCGGGGGCAGCGGCGAGCTCAACCTGGGCATGTACCGGATGCAGGTGCTGGACAAGCGAAGCACCGCCATGCACTGGCAGTTGCACAAGGTCGGGCGCAGGCATTTTGACGCCGCGAAGCGGCTAGGGAAGCGCCTCGAGGTCGCGGTCGCCCTGGGCGGCGACCCCATCCTGACCTACGCCGCCACCGCCCCCATCCCGCCCATCCCTGGCGTCAACGAATTCAACCTGGCCGGGTTTTTGCGCGGGGCTCCGCTCGAGCTGGCGCGGGGCGTCACGGTGGACTTGCCCGTCCCCGCCGAGGCCGAGTTCATCCTCGAGGGCTACGTAGATCCCGCCGAAGACCTCGTGGTGGAAGGGCCTTTTGGCGACCACACCGGGTTTTATACCCTCGAAGACCTCTACCCCCGCTTTCACGTCACCGCCATCACCCACCGCAGAAACGCCATCTATCCGGCCACCATCGTGGGCCGCCCGCCGATGGAGGATGCCTACCTGATCGAGGCCAGCGAGCGGCTTTTTTTGCCCGCCGCCCGGCTCATCCTTCCCGAGATCGCCGACTACCACCTGCCCCCGGCGGGCATCGCCCACAACTGGGTCAACGTCGCCATCGAAAAGCGCTATCCGGGACAGGCCTACAAGGTCGCGGGCGGCCTGCTGGGGCTGGGGCAGATGATGTTCGCCAAGGTGATGGTGGTGCTGGATAAGGGCCAAGCGCTCAAACCCGGCTTCCCGGCCCTCCTCGAGGCCCTTCGACACGCCCTGCCGGGGCGGGACACGCTGGTCTTCCGTGGCCCCATGGATGTCCTCGATCACTCCTCGCGCGCGGTGGGCTACGGAGGAAAGCTGATCATCGACGGTACGAGGAAGCTCGAGGAAGAAGGAGGGGAAGTGCCCTTTACCCCGCTGGCCCATCGTGACCTGCCCACCTTGCCGGGGGTGCGGCAGGCCCAGTGGCCGGGGGTGTGGGCCGCGACCCTGGAGAAAACCCGGGCGGGGCAGGCCAAGGCGCTGGCAGAAACCCTGCTCGCCACCCCCCAAAGCGCAGGGATCCGCCTTCTCCTGCTCACCGACGCCGACACCCGCCTGGAGCCCGACGAGCTCCTCTGGGCGGTGCTGAACAACATCGACCCCGAGCGGGATAGCTGGGTGATGGAGGGGGCGAGCGGGCCGGTGCTGGTGCTGGACGGCACGCGCAAGCTGGCCGAGGAGGGATTCGCCCGGGCCTGGCCGCAAAAGATCACCATGAGCCCGGAGGTGGTGCGGCGGGTGGACGAGCGGTGGGAGAAGCTGGGCTTACCCCGGTTTGGGGATGCAGTCGCCGCCGACTAA